The following proteins are encoded in a genomic region of Aerococcaceae bacterium DSM 111021:
- a CDS encoding trypsin-like peptidase domain-containing protein, translating into MKKNNQPTETQSSHFWRSVFGGIMGTVLVLSLVSVLGFGLLRNNQPTAYSQEDLIEFESTITQTVQETQEAVVSVGNYQTIQSNPFGQRGYIEGQGLQLEDIQQEPVLVGTGSGVVYKVDGDTAYVVTNNHVIAGHDSLEVTLADGTQIEATEVGSDLLSDLAVLQISSESVTDVIEFANSDDTQVGSIAIAIGSPLDSSTFASTVTQGIVSGLNRLLPIDTDGDGTEDWEMTLLQTDAAINPGNSGGALVNSNGQLIGINSSKIATSTVEGMGFAIPSNDVQQIIEQLEANGEVVRPVLGTTTVNLNYFALETRVQDLGLAEDMTDGTVVVDVMANSSAAAAGVEQFDVITAINDEPVTDGQVLRQLLYKYQVGDTVTLTVIRGGEEQQVEVTLDAAPTANTQPAQESQPQD; encoded by the coding sequence ATGAAAAAGAATAACCAACCTACCGAAACTCAATCGTCACACTTTTGGCGAAGCGTATTTGGCGGAATTATGGGAACTGTGCTTGTATTATCATTAGTCAGTGTCCTAGGTTTTGGTCTATTACGGAATAATCAACCAACAGCTTACTCTCAAGAAGACTTAATTGAATTTGAATCGACTATAACCCAAACTGTTCAAGAAACCCAAGAGGCGGTTGTATCCGTTGGGAATTATCAAACAATCCAATCGAACCCATTTGGCCAACGCGGTTATATTGAGGGGCAAGGATTACAACTTGAAGATATACAACAAGAACCCGTTTTAGTTGGGACAGGGAGTGGCGTAGTTTATAAGGTAGATGGTGACACAGCGTATGTTGTCACAAACAATCATGTAATTGCTGGCCATGACTCACTAGAAGTAACGCTAGCTGACGGAACACAAATTGAAGCGACAGAAGTAGGATCAGATTTATTAAGTGATTTAGCTGTATTACAAATCTCATCTGAAAGCGTAACGGATGTGATTGAATTCGCAAACTCTGATGATACACAAGTTGGTAGTATTGCAATCGCAATCGGATCACCATTAGATTCATCAACGTTTGCTTCGACCGTAACACAAGGAATTGTCTCAGGGCTAAACCGTTTATTACCAATTGATACTGATGGTGACGGAACTGAAGACTGGGAAATGACATTACTACAAACCGATGCAGCGATTAACCCAGGAAACTCTGGTGGAGCACTTGTTAATTCGAATGGTCAATTAATTGGAATTAACTCAAGCAAGATTGCAACGTCAACTGTAGAAGGTATGGGCTTTGCGATTCCAAGTAATGATGTTCAACAAATTATCGAGCAGTTGGAAGCGAATGGTGAAGTCGTTCGTCCAGTACTTGGAACAACGACTGTAAACTTAAATTACTTTGCATTAGAAACGCGTGTTCAAGACCTCGGTCTAGCGGAAGATATGACTGATGGAACTGTAGTAGTTGATGTAATGGCGAATTCATCAGCTGCAGCAGCGGGCGTTGAACAATTTGATGTCATTACAGCAATCAATGACGAACCTGTCACTGATGGACAAGTTTTACGTCAATTGTTATATAAATACCAAGTTGGAGATACAGTGACGCTGACTGTTATCCGTGGTGGTGAAGAGCAACAAGTTGAAGTGACCCTAGATGCAGCGCCTACTGCGAACACTCAACCAGCACAAGAGTCACAACCACAAGATTAA
- a CDS encoding MBL fold metallo-hydrolase — protein MTEIIIPGSTAGKEDNNNVQGAFDTLQYSILASGSSGNCTYVESMNSRIMIDAGLSGKRIEALFEQVDRKVSDLDAILVTHEHKDHIHGVGVLSRKYNIPIYANAKTWSAMENMLGKIAPENRQYIEPDTLVSIGDIDVLSYGVSHDAIQPQFYAFQKGKQNFAMLTDTGYVSDRLRSQLKNMSAYLIESNHEIELLRYGKYPWSVKQRILSDRGHLSNEDGALAMKDLIGNKTKDIYLGHLSRDNNTKQFAMASMEDILRYNNFAVNEDFLLHMTDPAEATPLKRL, from the coding sequence ATGACTGAAATAATTATACCTGGTTCAACGGCAGGTAAAGAAGATAACAATAACGTTCAAGGAGCATTTGATACGTTACAATATTCGATTCTAGCAAGTGGAAGTAGCGGAAATTGTACGTATGTCGAATCAATGAACAGCCGCATTATGATAGATGCAGGGTTAAGTGGGAAGCGAATTGAAGCTTTATTCGAACAGGTTGATCGTAAGGTTAGTGACCTTGATGCAATTCTAGTAACCCATGAACACAAAGACCATATCCACGGTGTTGGTGTTCTGTCACGTAAATACAATATTCCAATCTATGCCAATGCCAAAACATGGAGCGCCATGGAAAATATGCTTGGGAAAATTGCGCCTGAGAATCGCCAATATATCGAGCCAGATACATTAGTATCCATTGGTGATATTGATGTATTAAGTTATGGTGTGAGTCATGATGCGATTCAACCGCAATTTTATGCTTTCCAAAAAGGTAAACAGAATTTCGCAATGTTAACTGATACAGGGTATGTGAGCGACCGCTTACGTAGCCAATTGAAAAACATGTCAGCTTACTTAATTGAAAGTAATCACGAGATTGAATTACTTCGCTACGGTAAGTATCCTTGGTCTGTCAAGCAACGTATTCTAAGCGACCGCGGACATTTAAGTAATGAAGATGGTGCTTTGGCAATGAAAGACTTAATTGGTAACAAGACTAAAGATATTTATCTTGGACATTTAAGTCGTGATAACAATACGAAGCAGTTCGCAATGGCTTCTATGGAAGATATATTACGTTACAATAACTTTGCTGTTAATGAAGATTTTCTATTGCACATGACTGACCCGGCAGAAGCAACGCCATTGAAACGATTATAG
- a CDS encoding DUF2207 domain-containing protein, protein MKLNRLSRIMLSMLFTLFMLVPLSSLENVSAQDISFDITEADITGEISSNGDVSFKEIYTFDVDFMNGAYHNIDYGGYNITDYRVGILDKETGDIEYLTESFDESPGTYRVSDNGEIFKLQVFNPAEDETVHFVFEYTLVELITNYNDTAEINRKIVPENTDDNFSVDARIYLPGNVSNQEDFRAWGYGPYDAHIEPVMEGERSYVEITVPNNPPNQFVEVNAIFPTALTPNNTNIVQANMKDEIIERSNATVEADAEAHESSKQRRWLWVTLALIGFPLVTAFAWVYYFRNHRKLNPKPAQIPDHIYSLPEDLTPAIMATTVLRDKPIADDFSATIIDLARKGYIQVEEVSREKRGLLKRKSASTILVSPIEGGADLFDLQKHERYVYEYLLPNDEPITLSQIEENIENNRNFKKQKYRKWTQFANYVAVKGEQVKNQPSQYNTSVGYAVLAIIASVVMLFAVLFLTLDSPLEEHLVPILLAFALNLTLAIVVLLFTLLRPIRTYEQDKMIKEWKGFANMLDDIGNFNMREVASLPLWEEFLVYAISLDVADKVIEAMNDEYGIEELSHMSMPMVLYSNPYWINQVVRPSISQSVTSSAPAQSSYSGSNTGGFGGGFSSGSSGGSGGGGGTGGF, encoded by the coding sequence ATGAAGTTAAATCGTTTGAGCCGAATTATGTTGAGCATGTTGTTCACGCTCTTTATGCTTGTGCCACTGAGTAGTCTTGAGAACGTTAGCGCACAAGATATTAGTTTTGATATAACCGAAGCAGATATTACAGGAGAAATTTCGTCGAATGGTGATGTTTCTTTTAAAGAAATTTATACATTTGACGTAGACTTTATGAATGGTGCTTACCACAATATTGACTATGGTGGATACAATATAACTGATTATCGTGTAGGGATACTTGATAAAGAAACGGGTGATATTGAATATTTAACTGAAAGTTTTGATGAATCACCGGGGACGTACCGAGTTTCAGACAATGGAGAAATCTTTAAACTGCAAGTCTTTAATCCAGCGGAAGATGAGACGGTTCATTTTGTCTTCGAATATACTCTGGTAGAGTTAATTACTAATTACAATGATACTGCTGAGATTAACCGAAAGATTGTACCTGAGAATACGGATGATAATTTTTCAGTGGATGCACGAATTTACTTGCCGGGTAATGTATCTAATCAAGAAGATTTCAGAGCTTGGGGATATGGGCCGTATGATGCCCACATTGAACCTGTGATGGAAGGCGAGAGAAGTTACGTCGAAATAACGGTACCAAATAATCCGCCTAATCAATTCGTCGAAGTCAATGCGATTTTCCCAACGGCACTCACTCCAAATAATACCAATATCGTTCAAGCTAACATGAAAGATGAAATTATTGAGCGCTCTAATGCAACGGTTGAGGCAGATGCAGAGGCTCATGAAAGCTCTAAGCAACGTCGTTGGTTATGGGTAACTTTAGCTTTAATTGGCTTTCCTTTAGTGACTGCTTTTGCTTGGGTGTACTACTTCCGTAATCACCGTAAACTTAATCCAAAGCCTGCTCAAATACCTGATCACATCTATTCGTTACCTGAAGATTTAACGCCAGCTATCATGGCAACAACAGTGTTGCGAGATAAACCAATTGCGGATGATTTCTCAGCAACGATTATTGATTTAGCGCGAAAAGGGTATATTCAAGTCGAAGAAGTGAGTCGTGAAAAACGGGGTCTCTTGAAGCGTAAAAGTGCTTCAACGATTTTAGTATCTCCTATTGAAGGTGGAGCAGATTTGTTTGACTTACAAAAGCATGAACGTTACGTGTATGAATATTTACTGCCAAATGATGAGCCGATTACGTTAAGCCAGATTGAAGAAAATATTGAAAATAATCGTAATTTTAAAAAGCAAAAATACCGTAAGTGGACACAATTTGCCAACTATGTCGCAGTAAAAGGGGAGCAAGTTAAGAATCAGCCCAGTCAATATAATACATCTGTGGGCTACGCTGTCCTTGCTATTATAGCAAGTGTTGTGATGTTGTTTGCTGTCTTATTCCTAACACTTGATTCGCCTCTTGAAGAGCATTTAGTGCCGATTCTATTGGCCTTTGCTTTGAATCTAACGCTCGCTATCGTTGTTTTATTGTTCACATTACTGCGACCAATTCGTACTTATGAACAAGACAAGATGATTAAAGAGTGGAAAGGCTTCGCGAATATGTTAGACGACATAGGGAATTTTAACATGCGGGAAGTTGCTTCATTACCACTTTGGGAAGAGTTTTTGGTTTATGCGATATCTTTAGACGTTGCGGATAAAGTCATCGAAGCAATGAATGATGAATACGGTATTGAAGAGTTAAGCCATATGAGCATGCCGATGGTTCTGTATAGTAATCCTTACTGGATTAATCAAGTTGTAAGGCCTTCGATTAGCCAATCGGTAACAAGCAGTGCGCCAGCACAAAGCAGTTACTCTGGCTCTAATACAGGCGGTTTCGGAGGGGGCTTCTCTAGCGGTTCATCAGGTGGATCTGGTGGAGGCGGAGGAACCGGCGGGTTCTAA
- a CDS encoding two-component system regulatory protein YycI encodes MDFKRIQIVLVFFFLVFDVYLLFMLFSRAEVAGTPSEEIELTIEENLSNRGVSFSELSTDKYQLPFVVSETSNHLAENISQLEFPEVSVNQEGVLTTTLSEPMDLGLGLTTEITGLSTEQRQSLQDILEDPALFISGEMYRNIWYVNSEKVIYARMTAYDGSPIVDGTAEIRINLNDNFMMTGYSQTYQGNIVELEKERSILSEREALEIIDRRVETLIPDDSTIHYSILVYYRQTELDGLNVYSPAWQIVYDNANGRFTLLVDGIRGNTVNRNQFN; translated from the coding sequence ATGGACTTTAAACGTATCCAAATTGTGTTAGTTTTTTTCTTCTTAGTGTTTGATGTTTACTTATTATTTATGTTATTTAGTCGAGCTGAAGTTGCGGGTACGCCTTCTGAGGAGATTGAATTAACAATTGAGGAAAATTTATCCAACCGAGGTGTATCTTTTAGCGAATTATCGACGGATAAATATCAATTGCCTTTTGTTGTATCAGAGACAAGTAATCATTTAGCTGAAAATATTTCACAACTTGAATTTCCAGAGGTGTCTGTTAACCAAGAGGGGGTATTAACGACGACCTTGTCAGAACCAATGGATTTAGGTTTAGGCTTAACGACTGAAATAACAGGTTTATCAACAGAACAACGTCAAAGTTTGCAAGATATATTGGAAGACCCAGCCTTATTCATCTCTGGAGAGATGTACCGTAATATTTGGTATGTTAACTCTGAGAAAGTAATCTATGCTCGAATGACAGCTTACGATGGGAGTCCGATAGTAGATGGAACAGCTGAAATCCGAATTAATCTTAATGATAATTTTATGATGACAGGATATTCTCAAACGTATCAGGGTAATATTGTGGAGCTTGAGAAAGAACGGTCGATATTGTCAGAGCGAGAAGCGTTGGAGATTATTGACCGACGGGTAGAAACATTAATACCTGACGATTCAACGATTCATTATTCAATTTTAGTTTATTATCGTCAGACGGAATTAGATGGATTGAATGTCTACTCACCTGCTTGGCAAATCGTTTATGATAATGCTAATGGTCGTTTCACTTTATTAGTAGATGGAATTCGGGGTAATACCGTCAATCGTAATCAATTTAATTAA
- the walK gene encoding cell wall metabolism sensor histidine kinase WalK, which translates to MKQRPFRFFQSIYFKIPLLFVFILVITFQFIGVFFIDQLETQTVDNFKVQINTQADFLTNNITPILSNSEQESQSVLNQLNQTLDTFSSTAPARLEIINNAQTIIATNQGLDQSSIGNQTTDSDARNVLLYQNEMRSEYTDPETAAPIYKLIKPIFGATQSNLLGVLVIEANMEQIYSQNNNIIDLFLQSSIFAIGVALLISFVLSQGVTRPIENMRQQALRISEGVYNYPAEVYGYDELGELTMTINELAVKVKDAQESTESERQRLDGILRHMTDGVIGTDQRGRVLLVNDRALQLLNIRQEQAIGHSILRLLNIESQVSLKGLLQRDTEIMINHRDKDVDSILKGEFSIIRRETGFVTGVVCVLTDITEQEKTEQEQRDFVSNVSHELRTPLTSIKSYSEALSDGAWRDEAIAPQFLEVIQSESNRMIRMIANLLDLSKMDGGQIMLQTDYVDLKRVMNHILDRLEFTLESDQTSDNYNIVREFTTRDIYVDIDQDRMTQVIDNILNNAVKYSPDGGTIGIKMEDNHRSVIVRISDQGLGISKQDAEKLFDRFYRVDKARSREQGGSGLGLAISKEVIELHGGSIWVDSVEGKGSTFNFELPYTEFTDIDGEWG; encoded by the coding sequence ATGAAGCAAAGACCATTTCGCTTTTTCCAGTCTATATACTTTAAGATACCATTACTATTCGTCTTTATCTTAGTGATTACATTCCAGTTTATTGGGGTATTCTTTATTGACCAATTAGAGACACAGACGGTAGATAATTTTAAAGTTCAAATTAATACCCAGGCGGATTTTTTAACGAATAATATTACACCGATTTTATCAAACTCAGAACAAGAGTCACAAAGTGTACTCAATCAATTGAATCAGACGTTAGACACGTTTAGTTCGACCGCACCTGCAAGGCTTGAGATAATTAATAATGCACAAACAATTATCGCAACGAATCAAGGTTTAGATCAAAGTTCAATCGGGAATCAAACGACGGATTCGGATGCACGGAATGTGCTTTTATATCAAAATGAGATGCGAAGCGAGTATACAGATCCTGAAACAGCTGCACCGATTTATAAATTGATTAAGCCAATTTTTGGTGCAACACAGTCGAATTTACTTGGTGTACTAGTTATTGAAGCTAATATGGAACAGATTTATAGTCAGAATAATAATATTATTGATCTCTTTTTGCAGTCGTCTATTTTTGCGATAGGTGTTGCGTTGTTAATTTCTTTTGTGCTTAGTCAAGGGGTAACGCGTCCGATTGAGAATATGCGACAACAAGCATTGCGGATTTCTGAAGGGGTCTATAATTATCCAGCGGAAGTCTATGGTTATGATGAGTTAGGCGAACTAACGATGACGATTAATGAGCTGGCAGTGAAAGTAAAAGATGCACAAGAGTCAACAGAGTCTGAACGTCAGCGATTAGATGGTATTCTTCGTCATATGACTGATGGAGTGATTGGGACAGATCAACGTGGGCGCGTCTTATTGGTGAACGACCGAGCACTTCAATTGTTAAATATTCGTCAAGAACAGGCGATAGGGCATTCAATTTTACGATTACTTAACATTGAGTCACAAGTCTCATTAAAAGGGCTCTTGCAAAGAGATACTGAGATTATGATTAACCATCGTGACAAAGATGTGGATTCAATTCTAAAAGGGGAATTCTCAATTATCCGTCGTGAGACCGGCTTTGTGACTGGAGTTGTGTGTGTCTTAACAGATATTACTGAACAAGAAAAAACAGAACAAGAACAACGTGATTTCGTATCAAATGTATCACATGAGTTACGCACACCTTTAACAAGTATTAAAAGTTATAGTGAAGCATTATCCGACGGAGCTTGGCGTGATGAAGCCATTGCACCTCAATTTCTAGAAGTGATTCAATCTGAAAGTAACCGTATGATTCGTATGATTGCGAATTTACTGGATTTATCTAAGATGGATGGCGGACAAATTATGTTGCAGACGGATTATGTCGATTTGAAGCGAGTTATGAATCATATTTTAGATCGTTTAGAGTTTACGTTGGAATCTGATCAGACGAGTGATAATTATAATATTGTTCGTGAGTTTACGACGCGTGATATTTATGTTGATATTGATCAGGATAGAATGACGCAAGTGATTGATAATATCTTGAATAATGCTGTAAAGTATTCGCCTGATGGGGGAACGATTGGGATCAAGATGGAGGATAATCACCGAAGCGTTATTGTTCGTATTAGTGATCAGGGGCTTGGAATATCCAAGCAAGATGCTGAAAAACTATTTGACCGATTCTACCGAGTGGATAAAGCACGTTCACGTGAACAAGGTGGAAGTGGTTTAGGTCTTGCGATTTCTAAAGAAGTAATTGAACTGCATGGTGGTTCAATTTGGGTAGACAGTGTGGAAGGTAAGGGGTCAACCTTTAACTTTGAATTACCATACACTGAATTCACAGATATAGATGGAGAGTGGGGCTAA
- a CDS encoding response regulator transcription factor yields MKKILVVDDEKPISDIITFNLSNEGYEIVTSFDGEDAIEKFNETKPDLVILDLMLPKKDGLEVCREIRKESAVPIIMLTAKDSEIDKVLGLELGADDYVTKPFSNRELMARVKANLRRNALREVDENENNANEIKVGELIVHQDAYIASKLGREIELTHREFELLHYLARHIGQVMTREHLLETVWGYDYFGDVRTVDVTIRRLREKIEDQPSHPTYIITRRGVGYFLKNPEQE; encoded by the coding sequence ATGAAGAAGATACTCGTTGTCGACGATGAGAAGCCAATCTCGGATATAATTACTTTTAATTTATCGAATGAGGGATATGAGATCGTTACAAGTTTTGATGGCGAAGATGCTATTGAAAAATTTAACGAAACCAAACCTGATTTGGTTATATTAGACTTAATGTTACCTAAAAAAGATGGGCTTGAAGTGTGTCGTGAAATCAGAAAAGAGAGTGCTGTTCCGATTATTATGCTAACGGCTAAAGATTCAGAGATTGATAAAGTTCTCGGTCTTGAATTAGGAGCAGATGATTATGTCACTAAGCCATTCTCTAATCGTGAATTAATGGCACGTGTGAAAGCAAACCTTCGCCGTAATGCGTTAAGGGAAGTGGACGAAAATGAAAATAACGCCAATGAAATTAAAGTTGGAGAATTAATCGTTCACCAAGATGCTTACATTGCATCGAAATTAGGCAGAGAAATTGAATTAACACACCGTGAGTTCGAATTACTTCACTACTTAGCGAGACATATTGGACAAGTTATGACGCGCGAGCATTTATTAGAGACTGTTTGGGGATACGATTACTTTGGGGATGTCCGTACAGTTGATGTAACGATTCGCCGTTTGCGTGAAAAAATCGAAGATCAACCAAGCCACCCGACTTATATTATTACGCGTCGTGGTGTAGGATACTTTTTGAAGAATCCTGAGCAAGAATAA
- a CDS encoding L,D-transpeptidase/peptidoglycan binding protein, whose amino-acid sequence MKKLIISVVAVLAIIMVAYSAGIGYYAEKFQANTTFGSVDISNLTLTEAEAKIEEDINSKTFQITENGQEIGSIQLGDLNPELQTGEVLTQTYNSQNPNEWLTGYFQSEEYDNALMDNMDLDPQLLNQHLADMGLSNEDRTPAQDASIDYTEAEGYFVTEAEEGNQLDVEKVQDLIVTGIQNGEETIEVNSAYLQPEVAGNDEKIDSIMEQIESAKNTTINLEIAGNVVTIPQEKIEEWIYFDSNNDIVFDQELIYEYLGTLNDEYATYDKPRQFQSTSEGEVTVEPGTLGWSIDRESETQNILADLQAGGDITRQPSIVGTGYNAVDGNDIGNSYVEISVDLQTMWVYVDGEIAVETPIVTGQIGTDTVPGAYSIWDKEENAELKGYNPRTEREYTQPVNYWMPFDDTGQGIHDANWQSNFGGNTYQVSGSLGCINTPPEVMSQVFAVAYEGMPVVIH is encoded by the coding sequence ATGAAAAAACTAATTATCTCTGTGGTAGCAGTTCTAGCGATTATTATGGTCGCATATAGTGCTGGTATCGGTTATTACGCTGAGAAATTCCAAGCGAACACGACTTTCGGAAGTGTTGATATCAGTAACTTAACACTAACAGAAGCAGAAGCAAAAATTGAAGAAGATATTAACAGCAAAACATTCCAAATTACTGAGAATGGCCAAGAAATTGGAAGTATTCAATTAGGTGACTTAAACCCAGAATTACAAACGGGGGAAGTTTTAACGCAAACGTATAATAGTCAAAATCCTAATGAGTGGCTTACTGGTTATTTCCAATCAGAAGAATATGATAATGCATTGATGGATAATATGGACTTAGATCCACAATTATTAAATCAACATCTAGCTGATATGGGCTTAAGTAATGAAGATCGTACACCAGCTCAAGATGCATCGATTGACTATACTGAAGCTGAAGGTTACTTTGTAACGGAAGCAGAAGAAGGTAATCAATTAGATGTTGAGAAAGTTCAAGATTTAATTGTAACTGGAATTCAAAACGGTGAAGAAACGATTGAAGTGAATTCAGCATACTTACAACCAGAGGTTGCTGGTAATGACGAGAAAATTGATTCAATTATGGAACAAATTGAATCAGCTAAAAATACAACAATCAATCTAGAAATCGCGGGTAACGTTGTAACAATCCCTCAAGAAAAGATTGAAGAGTGGATTTATTTTGATTCAAACAATGATATTGTTTTTGATCAAGAATTAATCTATGAATACCTTGGAACATTAAATGATGAGTATGCGACATATGATAAACCACGTCAATTCCAAAGTACTTCTGAAGGTGAAGTTACTGTTGAACCTGGAACACTAGGTTGGTCAATTGATCGTGAATCTGAGACACAAAATATTTTAGCTGACCTCCAAGCTGGTGGAGATATTACGCGTCAGCCATCTATTGTTGGAACAGGTTATAACGCAGTAGACGGTAACGACATTGGTAATAGCTATGTTGAAATTAGTGTTGATTTACAAACAATGTGGGTGTATGTTGATGGAGAAATCGCAGTAGAAACACCCATTGTGACAGGCCAAATTGGTACAGATACTGTGCCAGGTGCTTATTCTATCTGGGATAAAGAGGAAAATGCAGAATTAAAAGGATATAACCCACGTACAGAAAGAGAATATACTCAACCTGTAAATTATTGGATGCCTTTTGATGATACAGGCCAAGGAATTCATGATGCAAATTGGCAAAGTAACTTTGGTGGAAATACGTATCAAGTATCTGGTTCATTAGGTTGTATCAATACACCACCAGAAGTAATGTCACAAGTATTTGCGGTTGCATATGAAGGTATGCCAGTTGTTATTCACTAA
- a CDS encoding HAD family phosphatase, whose amino-acid sequence MTRDIQLIAIDLDGTLLRDDKTMSKENAKALEEAIQQGVQVVICTGRTLPSIEYLFDQLPKGHGDEYLVLQNGAVVHQLPDFNIVHETSLSQSDRQAIYDVFKEHRSDEVQIVGFDADKLYLVDDTMANVTVENDAKILSTEITKASFEEILQLETLYKFVAFSEIKYIDEFLAKIPTTLYDEVHIVRSLPVAIEFIPKLANKANGLKALLKQLDIKAENIMTIGDELNDLEMVDMAGLGVAMENGHPDVRAVADEITLSNNNDGVAHAIRRFVTQPPHNS is encoded by the coding sequence ATGACACGAGATATTCAACTTATTGCGATTGATTTAGATGGTACATTATTAAGAGACGATAAAACGATGTCAAAAGAAAATGCAAAAGCTTTAGAAGAAGCAATCCAACAAGGGGTTCAAGTTGTTATTTGTACAGGCCGTACATTACCAAGTATTGAATACTTGTTCGATCAGCTACCTAAAGGACATGGCGATGAGTATTTAGTCTTACAAAACGGTGCTGTGGTCCACCAATTGCCTGATTTTAATATTGTGCATGAGACAAGCTTGAGCCAATCTGACCGTCAAGCCATTTATGATGTATTTAAAGAGCACCGTAGTGATGAAGTACAAATTGTTGGTTTTGACGCAGATAAGTTGTATTTAGTAGATGATACAATGGCGAATGTAACCGTTGAAAATGATGCCAAAATATTAAGCACTGAGATTACAAAAGCGAGTTTTGAAGAGATTCTCCAGTTAGAAACCTTGTATAAATTTGTGGCTTTCTCAGAGATAAAATATATTGATGAATTTTTAGCAAAGATTCCGACCACGTTATACGATGAAGTGCATATCGTACGATCATTGCCTGTAGCCATTGAATTTATTCCAAAATTAGCCAATAAAGCGAACGGCTTAAAAGCTTTGTTGAAGCAATTAGATATTAAAGCTGAAAATATTATGACCATTGGTGATGAGTTGAATGACTTAGAAATGGTTGATATGGCCGGGTTAGGAGTGGCTATGGAAAATGGGCATCCAGATGTTAGAGCCGTTGCGGACGAAATCACATTATCAAATAATAACGATGGTGTAGCTCATGCTATTAGACGTTTTGTCACACAACCGCCACACAATAGTTAA
- a CDS encoding O-methyltransferase has protein sequence MLNEMMHRPIVMQKVVDFMREGQLGFEGALGEIEAYANERGIPVVPHETATFIDFFTATMQPKYILEIGTAIGFSASLMAQHLQADGHLTTIDRYAKMYERAKENFKKMGLEDSITLIEGDAADVLPTLDGEFDLIFMDSAKAKYIEFYPECMRLLRQGGVLIIDDVFQGGTVLDDESEIPKRVRKIHRKLNELFDTILNDKTNRSTIVPLGDGLLMVRKESN, from the coding sequence ATGTTAAACGAAATGATGCACCGCCCGATAGTTATGCAAAAGGTAGTTGATTTTATGCGTGAGGGCCAATTGGGCTTTGAAGGTGCTTTAGGTGAGATTGAAGCTTATGCTAATGAGCGTGGTATTCCAGTTGTTCCCCATGAAACAGCAACGTTTATTGATTTCTTTACAGCAACGATGCAACCAAAATATATTCTAGAAATCGGTACAGCAATTGGATTTTCAGCAAGTTTGATGGCACAACATTTACAGGCAGATGGACACTTAACAACCATCGATCGCTATGCGAAAATGTATGAACGTGCAAAAGAAAACTTTAAGAAAATGGGCTTGGAAGATAGTATTACCCTTATTGAAGGTGATGCGGCAGATGTTTTACCTACCTTAGATGGAGAGTTTGATTTAATCTTTATGGATAGTGCTAAAGCGAAATATATCGAGTTTTATCCTGAGTGTATGCGACTTCTCCGCCAAGGTGGCGTCTTAATCATTGACGATGTATTTCAAGGAGGTACAGTATTAGATGATGAGTCGGAAATTCCTAAGCGAGTGAGAAAAATTCACCGCAAGTTAAACGAATTATTCGATACAATCTTAAATGATAAAACAAACCGTTCTACGATTGTTCCGCTTGGCGATGGCCTTTTAATGGTCAGAAAGGAATCAAACTAA